The Juglans microcarpa x Juglans regia isolate MS1-56 chromosome 2S, Jm3101_v1.0, whole genome shotgun sequence genome has a window encoding:
- the LOC121252488 gene encoding uncharacterized protein At3g27210-like: MGSCASLHRNSNSDSDSAMKFRLSFRSKDDKLVIPPSPIKENPTNGDPPTQNNNNVVAAKSQWPASRSTTSFGGYGSKDETFFDSQAWLESDCEDDFLSVNGDFTPSRGNTPVHHNFSTETPRVNKAHLEDRIPGSTSEPSPKKKLVELFRESNQQDLDIEDENKSGNQNIYKGKIKVKQTLLDLLPNSAHDTPYGTNSVCSSERTPNGDLLTEKERPIRPVQCCLPSLISCRSFSERKKKMEPAIAVID; the protein is encoded by the exons ATGGGCTCGTGTGCATCGCTGCATAGAAACTCGAACTCGGACTCCGACTCGGCCATGAAATTCAGACTGTCGTTTCGCTCCAAAGACGACAAGCTCGTGATTCCACCCTCACCTATTAAGGAAAATCCCACCAATGGGGACCCTCCGACTCAAAATAACAACAACGTTGTCGCTGCTAAATCTCAGTGGCCGGCTTCTCGGTCAACCACGAGTTTTGGAGGCTACG GAAGCAAGGACGAAACTTTTTTTGACTCCCAAGCCTGGTTAGAGTCGGATTGCGAGGATGATTTTCTTAGTGTCAATGGTG ATTTTACCCCTTCCCGTGGCAACACTCCAGTCCATCATAACTTCTCGACGGAAACCCCTCGAGTCAACAAAGCTCATTTAGAGGACAGAATTCCTGGTTCCACTTCAGAGCCATCTCCCAAAAAGAAACTGGTTGAACTTTTCCGAGAGAGCAACCAGCAGGACCTAGATATTGAGGACGAAAACAAATCAGGCAATCAGAACATTTACAAgggaaagataaaagttaaacaAACTCTACTTGACCTCCTTCCAAACTCAGCACATGATACTCCTTACGGAACTAACTCTGTATGTAGTAGTGAAAGGACCCCAAATGGAGACCTTTTAACAGAAAAGGAGAGACCAATTAGGCCTGTGCAGTGTTGCCTTCCAAGCTTGATTTCATGCCGTAGCTTTAgcgagaggaagaagaagatggagccTGCTATAGCGGTTATTGATTAA
- the LOC121252487 gene encoding triacylglycerol lipase 2-like isoform X1, translating into MALVRGFLGLAAACRDFCVLVVLVLVVHPHRADGFSRGFFVPSKGVVIPPVAGICTASVIVHGYKCQEHEVTTQDGYILSLQRIPEGRVVRNDAGNKRQPVLIQHGVLVDGMTWFLNPPEQNLPMILADNGFDVWIANTRGTRFSRRHTALDSSIPDFWDWSWDELVSFDIPAIFDFVYGQTGQKIDYVGHSLGTLIALASFSEGKLVYQMKSAALLSPIAYLSHMNTALGVVAARAFVNGEITTIFGLAEFNPKGEPVGNFLKSLCAYPGVDCYDLLSALTGKNCCLNASTIDLFLMNEPQSTSTKNMIHLAQTARDGILAKYNYGRPDYNVMHYGVATPPIYNLSNIPHDLPLFVSYGGQDALSDVGDVMLLLDSFKFHDVDKLSVQFIKDYAHADFIMGVNAKDIVYNQVVAFFKRQYSA; encoded by the exons ATGGCTTTGGTCCGAGGctttttgggtttggctgctGCCTGCAGGGACTTCTGTGTCCTAGTAGTATTGGTCTTGGTAGTTCATCCTCATCGAGCAGACGGCTTTAGTCGTGGGTTCTTTGTCCCAAGCAAAGGTGTTGTCATCCCACCAGTGGCTGGTATATGCACAGCTTCGGTGATTGTACATGGCTACAAATGCCAGGAGCATGAA GTGACAACCCAAGATGGATATATACTCAGCCTGCAAAGAATCCCAGAAGGTCGTGTAGTTAGAAATGACGCCGGGAATAAGCGGCAGCCAGTCTTAATCCAGCATGGTGTTCTTGTG GATGGAATGACATGGTTTCTGAACCCTCCGGAACAAAATCTGCCCATGATTTTGGCTGATAATGGTTTCGACGTGTGGATTGCTAACACCAGAGGGACCAGATTTAGCCGACGACATACCGCCCTGGACTCTAGCATACCG GATTTCTGGGATTGGTCGTGGGATGAATTGGTGTCCTTTGATATACCAGCAATTTTTGACTTTGTGTATGGTCAAACGGGGCAGAAGATTGATTACGTGGGTCATTCCCTG GGGACTTTAATTGCTTTGGCATCCTTCTCAGAAGGTAAACTGGTGTACCAGATGAAATCGGCAGCCTTGTTGAGTCCCATTGCTTATTTGAGCCACATGAACACTGCACTTGGCGTTGTTGCTGCCAGAGCTTTTGTTAATGGCGAG ATCACCACGATATTCGGTCTTGCAGAGTTTAATCCAAAAGG GGAACCTGTAGGTAACTTTCTCAAGTCTCTATGTGCATATCCGGGGGTTGACTGCTATGACTTGTTAAGCGCTCTTACTG GCAAAAACTGCTGTCTTAATGCCTCCACCATTGATCTCTTCCTGATGAATGAACCCCAGTCGACATCAACCAAGAACATGATACACCTTGCTCAAA CTGCTCGAGATGGCATTTTGGCAAAATACAACTATGGCAGGCCTGACTATAATGTGATGCACTATGGGGTAGCCACACCACCTATTTATAACCTCTCTAACATTCCCCATGACCTTCCTCTCTTCGTGAGCTATGGTGGCCAAGATGCTCTCTCTGACGTTGGAGATGTCATGCTTTTACTTGATAGTTTTAAGTTCCACGATGTAGACAAGCTGTCAGTTCAGTTCATCAAGGATTATGCCCATGCAGATTTCATCATGGGGGTAAATGCCAAGGATATAGTGTACAATCAAGTAGTCGCTTTTTTCAAGCGTCAATACTCTGCATGA
- the LOC121252425 gene encoding chloride channel protein CLC-b-like — protein sequence MEEEFSQVTAAKATPNMEGEVDEEERDPEINPLNQSLLKRSRTLSSTPLAMVGAKVSYIESLDYEINENDLFKHDWRSRSKVQVLQYVFLKWTLAFLVGLLTGLIATLINLAIENIAGYKLLAVVHLIQRKRYLMGFIYFTGANLLLTMVAAFLCVWFAPTAAGPGIPEIKAYLNGVDTPNMFGATTLIVKIIGSIGAVSAGLDLGKEGPLVHIGACFASLLGQGGPSNYRLKWHWLRYFNNNRDRRDLITCGASAGVCAAFRAPVGGVLFALEEVATWWRSALLWRTFFCTAVVAVVLRAFIQICNSGECGLFGTGGLIMFDVSNVIVRYHVMDIFPVVVIGIIGGFLGGLYNYLLYKVLRLYNLINQKGRMHKLLLSLSVALFTSVCQYGLPFLATCKPCDSSLSETECPTNGRSGNFKQFNCPNGYYNDLATLLLTTNDDAVRNIFSSDTPKEYQISSLLFFFALYCILGLITFGIAVPSGLFLPIILMGSGYGRLLGIAMGSYTNIDHGLFAVLGAASLMAGSMRMTVSLCVIFLELTNNLLLLPITMIVLLISKTVVDSLNPSIYEIILHLKGLPFLDAHPEPWMCNLTVGELADAKPPVVSLCGVEKVSRIVDVLRNTTHNGFPVVDHGVVPPVGLPSGATELHGIILRAHLLQALKIKWFLREKRRT from the exons ATGGAGGAAGAGTTCAGCCAAGTTACAGCTGCAAAAGCCACCCCCAACATGGAAGGGGAAgtagatgaagaagaaagagaccCAGAAATCAACCCACTAAACCAGTCACTTCTTAAGAGAAGCCGGACGCTTTCCTCCACTCCACTAGCCATGGTTGGAGCCAAAGTTTCCTATATTGAGAGCTTGGACTACGA GATCAATGAGAACGATCTATTCAAGCATGACTGGAGGAGCAGATCCAAAGTCCAAGTGTTGCAGTATGTATTCTTGAAGTGGACACTAGCATTCCTTGTTGGACTTCTTACTGGTTTGATTGCTACCCTCATCAATCTTGCAATTGAGAACATTGCTGGCTACAAACTTCTTGCTGTTGTTCACTTGATTCAGAGGAAAAG GTATTTGATGGGGTTCATCTATTTCACTGGGGCtaatttacttttgactatggtAGCTGCTTTCCTGTGTGTCTGGTTTGCACCAACTGCAGCAGGGCCTGGCATACCTGAAATCAAAGCTTATCTAAATGGAGTTGACACTCCCAACATGTTTGGCGCTACAACATTGATTGTCAAG ATAATTGGAAGCATTGGAGCTGTCTCTGCTGGACTAGATCTAGGAAAAGAAGGGCCCTTGGTACACATTGGCGCCTGCTTTGCTTCTTTACTAGGCCAAGGAGGGCCTAGTAATTACCGGCTTAAATGGCATTGGCTTCGCTACTTCAACAACAACAGGGATCGCCGTGATCTTATCACCTGCGGTGCTTCAGCTGGAGTCTGTGCTGCTTTCAGAGCCCCAGTGGGAGGTGTACTCTTTGCTCTTGAAGAGGTTGCTACATGGTGGAGGAGTGCCCTCCTGTGGAGGACATTCTTCTGCACGGCAGTTGTGGCGGTGGTACTCAGGGCTTTTATTCAGATATGCAACTCTGGGGAATGTGGACTTTTTGGTACAGGAGGCCTTATTATGTTTGATGTGAGCAATGTTATTGTAAGATATCATGTGATGGATATATTCCCAGTGGTTGTAATCGGAATTATTGGTGGATTCTTGGGAG gCCTTTACAACTATTTGCTTTACAAGGTGCTCAGACTCTACAATCTCATCAATCA GAAGGGCCGAATGCATAAGCTCCTTCTCAGTCTTTCCGTCGCACTCTTCACCTCGGTGTGCCAATATGGTCTCCCTTTTCTAGCCACATGCAAGCCTTGTGATTCCTCCCTTTCAGAAACTGAATGCCCCACCAATGGACGCTCAGGCAACTTCAAGCAATTTAACTGCCCAAATGGTTACTACAACGACCTAGCAACTTTACTCCTTACCACCAATGATGACGCTGTCCGGAACATCTTCTCCTCAGACACTCCTAAAGAATATCAAATCTCCTcccttttattcttctttgcaCTCTATTGCATCTTAGGACTGATTACCTTTGGCATTGCTGTGCCGTCTGGACTCTTCCTCCCAATCATCCTCATGGGCTCAGGTTATGGCCGCCTGCTAGGTATTGCCATGGGGTCTTACACAAATATCGACCATGGGCTTTTTGCTGTGCTTGGTGCAGCCTCGCTTATGGCTGGCTCTATGAGGATGACTGTTTCACTTTGTGTGATATTTCTTGAACTCACGAACAACCTTCTCTTACTACCCATAACAATGATCGTTCTCCTAATTTCCAAAACTGTTGTGGACAGTTTAAATCCAAGCATCTATGAGATTATACTGCACTTAAAAGGCCTACCTTTCTTGGATGCACATCCAGAGCCTTGGATGTGCAATCTTACCGTTGGTGAGCTTGCTGATGCCAAGCCACCCGTTGTCTCCCTCTGTGGAGTGGAAAAGGTTTCCCGAATTGTGGATGTCCTCAGAAATACCACACACAATGGTTTCCCGGTTGTAGATCATGGGGTTGTTCCACCAGTGGGACTACCTTCTGGGGCAACAGAACTACATGGAATAATCCTAAGAGCTCATCTTCTTCAAGCTCTGAAGATAAAATGGTTCTTGAGGGAGAAAAGGAGAACATAG
- the LOC121252487 gene encoding triacylglycerol lipase 2-like isoform X2: MTWFLNPPEQNLPMILADNGFDVWIANTRGTRFSRRHTALDSSIPDFWDWSWDELVSFDIPAIFDFVYGQTGQKIDYVGHSLGTLIALASFSEGKLVYQMKSAALLSPIAYLSHMNTALGVVAARAFVNGEITTIFGLAEFNPKGEPVGNFLKSLCAYPGVDCYDLLSALTGKNCCLNASTIDLFLMNEPQSTSTKNMIHLAQTARDGILAKYNYGRPDYNVMHYGVATPPIYNLSNIPHDLPLFVSYGGQDALSDVGDVMLLLDSFKFHDVDKLSVQFIKDYAHADFIMGVNAKDIVYNQVVAFFKRQYSA; the protein is encoded by the exons ATGACATGGTTTCTGAACCCTCCGGAACAAAATCTGCCCATGATTTTGGCTGATAATGGTTTCGACGTGTGGATTGCTAACACCAGAGGGACCAGATTTAGCCGACGACATACCGCCCTGGACTCTAGCATACCG GATTTCTGGGATTGGTCGTGGGATGAATTGGTGTCCTTTGATATACCAGCAATTTTTGACTTTGTGTATGGTCAAACGGGGCAGAAGATTGATTACGTGGGTCATTCCCTG GGGACTTTAATTGCTTTGGCATCCTTCTCAGAAGGTAAACTGGTGTACCAGATGAAATCGGCAGCCTTGTTGAGTCCCATTGCTTATTTGAGCCACATGAACACTGCACTTGGCGTTGTTGCTGCCAGAGCTTTTGTTAATGGCGAG ATCACCACGATATTCGGTCTTGCAGAGTTTAATCCAAAAGG GGAACCTGTAGGTAACTTTCTCAAGTCTCTATGTGCATATCCGGGGGTTGACTGCTATGACTTGTTAAGCGCTCTTACTG GCAAAAACTGCTGTCTTAATGCCTCCACCATTGATCTCTTCCTGATGAATGAACCCCAGTCGACATCAACCAAGAACATGATACACCTTGCTCAAA CTGCTCGAGATGGCATTTTGGCAAAATACAACTATGGCAGGCCTGACTATAATGTGATGCACTATGGGGTAGCCACACCACCTATTTATAACCTCTCTAACATTCCCCATGACCTTCCTCTCTTCGTGAGCTATGGTGGCCAAGATGCTCTCTCTGACGTTGGAGATGTCATGCTTTTACTTGATAGTTTTAAGTTCCACGATGTAGACAAGCTGTCAGTTCAGTTCATCAAGGATTATGCCCATGCAGATTTCATCATGGGGGTAAATGCCAAGGATATAGTGTACAATCAAGTAGTCGCTTTTTTCAAGCGTCAATACTCTGCATGA
- the LOC121252810 gene encoding triacylglycerol lipase 2-like, giving the protein MAVVRGFLGFTAACRDFCVLVVLVLVVQPHQANGLGRALTAPSKDVVKPPVAGICAASVIVHGYKCQELNVTTKDGYILSLQRIPEGRVVQNGGNKRQPVLLQHGVLMDGMSWLLNSPEHNLPMILADNGFDVWISNTRGTRFSRQHTSQLDSSTTDFWNWSWDELVSFDMPAVIDFVCGQTGQKINYVGHSQGTLIALASLSEGKLVKQMKSVTLLSPVAYLRNMNSALGKVAAKAFVGEIGTTYRGYAEFNPKKVEVGNFLKSLCAYSGVDCYDMLSGFTGKNCCLNSSSFDLFLANEAQSTSNKNMVHFSQTFRDGTLAKYDYVRPSYNVMHYGQVTPPIYNLSNIPHDLPLFLSYGGQDALSDVQDVKLLLGNLKVHDVDKLSVQFIKEYAHLDFIMGLNAKDKVYNQVVAFFKRQNS; this is encoded by the exons ATGGCTGTGGTCCGAGGCTTCTTGGGTTTTACTGCTGCCTGCAGGGACTTCTGTGTCCTAGTAGTTTTGGTCTTGGTAGTTCAACCTCATCAAGCAAACGGCTTAGGGCGTGCGCTCACTGCCCCAAGCAAAGATGTTGTCAAACCACCAGTGGCTGGTATATGCGCAGCTTCGGTGATTGTACACGGCTACAAATGCCAGGAGTTGAAT GTGACAACCAAAGATGGATATATACTCAGCCTGCAAAGAATCCCAGAAGGTCGTGTAGTTCAAAATGGTGGGAATAAGAGGCAGCCTGTCTTACTACAGCATGGTGTTCTTATG GATGGAATGTCATGGTTATTGAACTCTCCGGAACATAATCTGCCCATGATTTTGGCTGACAATGGTTTCGACGTCTGGATTTCTAACACTAGAGGGACCAGATTTAGCCGACAACATACCTCCCAGCTGGACTCTAGCACGACG GATTTCTGGAATTGGTCGTGGGATGAATTGGTGTCCTTTGATATGCCAGCAGTTATTGACTTTGTGTGTGGCCAAACGGGGCAGAAGATTAATTACGTGGGTCATTCCCAG GGGACTTTAATTGCTTTGGCATCCCTCTCAGAAGGTAAACTGGTGAAACAGATGAAATCGGTAACCTTGTTGAGTCCCGTTGCTTATTTGAGAAACATGAACAGTGCACTCGGCAAGGTTGCTGCCAAAGCATTTGTTGGCGAG ATCGGCACAACGTACCGCGGTTATGCAGAGTTTAATCCAAAAAA GGTAGAAGTAGGTAACTTTCTAAAGTCTCTATGTGCTTATTCGGGGGTTGACTGCTATGACATGTTAAGCGGTTTTACTG GCAAAAATTGCTGTCTTAATTCCTCCTCCTTTGATCTCTTCCTGGCGAATGAAGCTCAGTCGACATCAAACAAGAACATGGTACACTTTTCTCAAA CTTTTCGAGATGGCACTCTGGCAAAATACGACTATGTTCGGCCCTCCTATAATGTGATGCACTATGGGCAAGTCACACCACCTATTTATAACCTCTCTAATATTCCCCATGACCTTCCTCTCTTCCTTAGCTATGGTGGCCAAGATGCTCTCTCTGATGTTCAAGATGTCAAGCTTTTACTTGGTAATTTGAAGGTTCACGATGTAGACAAGCTCTCAGTTCAGTTCATCAAGGAATATGCCCATTTAGATTTCATCATGGGGTTAAATGCCAAGGATAAAGTGTACAATCAAGTGGTCGCTTTTTTCAAGCGTCAAAACTCATGA